In Silene latifolia isolate original U9 population chromosome 6, ASM4854445v1, whole genome shotgun sequence, the genomic window CATATCAGGGTGTTTATAAGGACCCCATAAATCCATGTGAATTAGATCAAAGCATTGTGCAGCATAAGACAAACTTTTATAAAATGGCAAAGAATGATGCTTGGCTAGAACACATGTATCACAGTACAATTTATTAATGCCCTGAACTGCTGTCTTATTTACATGCTTTAGCTTATCAATAGAGGTATGCCCAAGTCTGGCATGTAATAAAGCAACATCTATAGTTTTAGCAGCATTAGCAATACAAGGTTTAAAAGAACTTTTATCAAAAACAAATGTCCTAAGTTTATATAGGTCTCCAATTctgactccttttgcaacaatagCCTTACTTGAATGGTCTTGAAATAAACATGAATCATCCAAGAAAGTAACAATTAACTTTGAACTGGTTATTAACTTAGCAACAGATAAAAGATTTGGTTTGAAATCAGAAATAAGAAGCACATCTAATAATGTGATATCTTGTGACAGAAAAGCATTCCCAGTGTAGTAAACAGTTTTAATTGATCCATCAGAAAGGGAGACAAATAATGGAGATTTTAGCTTTTTAATATCATGTAATAAGGAGACATCTGAGGTCATGTGATCAGATGCTCCAGTGTCAATGACCCAATCCCTGCTTGGATGAAAACCGATTTGTAAAGGCTGAGTAGAAGACTTACCTGCAAAGTGAGTGTAGGATTGAGATCCTGGATCAACAGATGCAGAAGAAGCCTTGTCAGTTAATGCTTGTAAGACTTTAGTCATCACTGAATCAACAATCCCTTGAACCAAATCTGGTGACAATTGTGAACTAGGATCACTTGCAGACTGAGATGAGGAGCAGTGGAGGATCAGAACCGGCGGCCGAGTGAAACCGTGGGAGTACAACCATAGGCAGTAGGATAGAATGGATTAACATTAGCACAGTGTGCAGTTTGTGGGACAGGAGCATATTCAGCATCTTGGTTACCACACATCTCTGCATTGTTTCTTGGTTTTTCGTGGTGGTTTAGCGAGAATCCCAGATTTTGTCTTTCCTTTAGCCTATTTGGCCTTCCAAGCCTTAAAAGCGTAGCGAGCTTTGTCAATGATATGGCCCTTTATCTCACAAAAGAGACAGTCTGCGGCAAAAGCAGTCTTCAACTTTATGATTAGTCTTACCCACCGCTTAGGGGGTGGATAAGTGGTCATGCTATCTTTTGGACGTTTACCCTTGGGGTTTGCCTCTCGATGTGAGGATTGGCATAACGTCTTTTAGCAAAGATAAGCAACGAGAATCAAGAAAAAGAAGTACTTGTACTATCATTAATAAACTTCTGCCTCTCAATCTTTTGTAAAACCCCTAAAGCTTTGTTAATAGGAGGTAGGGGATCCATGGAAAGCAACGAGGTCTGAACTTGCTCATAACCAGCATGTAAACCCATCAACAGCTGTAATAGTTTGGTCTGTGTCTCTCTCTCAACAAGACGTTTCAAGAGACTACAAGTGCATTTAGACATAATACCACAAGTACAAAGAGGAATAGGATCCATATGATCGATGTTCTCCCAAAGACCCTTGATTTTAGTGTAGTAATCAATCAAAGAGGCATTTTCTTGTTTGAGATTAACAAGTTCCTTCTTTAATTCATAAAGTTCTAACACATTCAATTGACCAAAACGCTCAAAGATTTCTGACCAAAGATGTTTAGAAGAATTGGCATATTGAAAATGATCACGTAAACCTTGTACCATGGAATTCCTAATCCAACGAGATACAAAAAGATCACAACGAATCCAGGAATTATACCTTTTGTCATTTTTCTCAGGAATTGAACATTCTCCCGAAATAAACCCAATCTTGTTCTTGGAAAGTAAAGTCTGAATAACCTCCCTCTGCCACTGACGAAAGTTGGTGCCATCAAAAAGATTCTCTGTTAACCTCAACCCGTGTTGCTCAGTTGTTGACAGAAAAAGAGGATCATCATATGGTGAAAAAAGCGGTTCTTGATCGCTGGATATAGGAGTAGTCATGTCGTGATCAAAATTTTATGAACAAAAAGATGAAGATCTTAATCTGGTAGTGATGAATATATTCAAAGAATTAGCAATGAATATATGAATTTTGATGAATGCGGAAGCGAAAAAGAGTGGATCGTTATACCACTGATACCATATAAACTATGATCAACTTAGATGATCATAATCATATGATTAATATGATGATTATATTTGGTGATTGATTTAAAGTaagagaagagagaagagagataAAAGAAAGAATATTTGTTATTGAAACTTATGATTTTCTTACAAAGGGAGGAGTATATATACTAGACTATTGagccaagtttgagtcggttagAGTTAGTTTTATTCTAACAACTTCCTAACTAACTTTATAACCAATAGTCTATAAAGATTGCcaagaaaaaaaaaggacgaaagTTATACCCAGGAAGAAGGAATAATGAAGAATAAGAAATGAGTAAACACTCTACAGGAAGAAGGAAAATAGAAATAAGGAGGTGACCTGATTGCTTACTGGTAGTAATAGGTCAAAAATAGGCAAAGTTTAGTAAGGGATAAATGAGGTCTTAAGTTGGATTTTTCTCAGTTAATCGTTAGTATGGATTAATATAGGAAGATGAGGCATAGGTTGgattattctcattaaataaccctttaATTTAAACAGCTACTCTCTTATAGGACTGTCTTATAGCATAAGACGAATCCAATAAGAGATATTAGCCCAATAAGAAAATTTTggtaaaaaaattttaaaaaataaatgaGAAATATATCATGCATTTTGGAAAACGTGGTTTACATAGTAAACAAACTGAAAGTTTGCATTCCATTTGAGTCCCACCTTTCTTTAACTCATACATTACCCAATTTATTTAGTGTAGTAGTGCAGTTATAGACTTATAGACTACAGTACCATGATCATCAATTCATCTTATTATTCAAGATCACGTTGCTCCATCAAGATTAACGTAACGCTTTCTAAAAGCTTATAAATATTGGATATCAGAATAAAATGTCTAGTTATTAAGTTAAAAACACGTGATTTACAAATTAAAAAATGAGTTATTTAAAACTAAAATATTACAGTACATGTTTAACTTTATAAATccgatttttttttatcatttgtatgtttatcATTATAAACAACCTAATTACTTGATTTTTAGTGTTGAGTTTTAAAATTAATATGCAGGTTTCAAATACAAAATGTTGGGTTTTCAACTTTCATTAGactagtattggtgtccggcttcgcccgggctacctctacttaccattaattttttttcattaaataatatTACTTAAAGTtccataactcataaatttatcattaatatatttttctatgacatatcctaaaattacgatgaaataaattttgagacataTTCACTACTcctgctattaatattttactcttattaatgaaacaatagtaataacatttcactatttgcccgtaatcattgttactttcactactcccgccgtaattattgttattgtcactactgccgcattatatattgataattttactactcccgccataattattgttactttcactattgccgcattaatattgattatttcactactcccgttgttgtttttaccactttcactaatctccctgataatattgttacttttaataTTCAAATGagtgtttattatcatattactatatccaatgttactacaattcttttctttactgacgaaattacttttactacttaggcatgcaattttaagaaattacttttataacctacttattatatttttgtatgttaaataattaacatatctatacatctaataaactataaagtttaataaaattgcatagattttaaatttaatatataattttatgatgataataattaataccataagtgtgcatgtttatactaattaattattttattttaaggaaattgaccatcttctagtcttctataaatatttaggaaaattaccaagcatcttctttcttttagtctccttgaaattgatcatcttaattaattattttattttaagaaaattgaccttGTTTTAGTcttttacaaatgtttaggaaaattactaaacttctatataatttaattttaacccaaactatataatatttgcattgagatcccttaattgggtccatcacacggtcctggtgatttaaaactatataatataattaatttgtataactttctttaattacattgaagtcccttggtttctggatttaatatatagtattgatttaaCATTGAATTTTTAAACTAATCAACCAAAAGTTTCATAGTTAAAATTTTGAGTTTTCAACTTAAAACATAAAAAGCCTTGTAAAAAACTCTGATTATTCAGCTAAGTTAAAACCTCTAGTTCTCAAATTAAAATACAAATTTTTTAACTAAAACACTAAAgttctaaattaaaactgaaattggGATGAGGAGGTATGGGAGTTGCTCGGTATGGAGGTCTTCAGGAGCAATAGTAGTATGCGCATAAGGGAGTGG contains:
- the LOC141588635 gene encoding uncharacterized protein LOC141588635, whose translation is MTTPISSDQEPLFSPYDDPLFLSTTEQHGLRLTENLFDGTNFRQWQREVIQTLLSKNKIGFISGECSIPEKNDKRYNSWIRCDLFVSRWIRNSMVQGLRDHFQYANSSKHLWSEIFERFGQLNVLELYELKKELVNLKQENASLIDYYTKIKGLWENIDHMDPIPLCTCGIMSKCTCSLLKRLVERETQTKLLQLLMGLHAGYEQVQTSLLSMDPLPPINKALGVLQKIERQKFINDSTSTSFS